The genomic stretch CTTTCCGGTATCGCTTCTGCAACCAATTTCAATGCAGATGCCGTACCTTGTGCCAAAGACACCTGCGCATGGGCATCACGCTTTGCCGACTCTAACCGGCCTTCAGCTTGCAAAATGGCAGATTGTTTATCACCTTCGGCAATCGTGACTTTGGCTTTTCTTTCCCGCTCTGCAGCGGCTTGCTGTTCCATGGAATGCTGCATGGATGCAGAGGGTTTAATATCCTGTATTTCTACCGATTTTAGCGTCAAACCCCAATCGGATACGTTATCCGCAATGGATTCTTTCAATTTCGCCTTGATCTGATCACGGGAGGAAAGTGCCTCATCCAATTCCATTTCACCCAGAATGGCACGCAAGGTTGTCTGGATCACATTACTGACTGCCAGCTCGTAATTCGACACACCATACACAGCATTTTGCGTATCAGTCACTTTTACAAAGGCAATGGCGTTGGTAATCAGCACCGCGTTATCTTTGGTAATCACTTCCTGTTGCGGAATATCCAGAATTATATCCTTGGTAGGCACTTTGTAGGCCACTTTGTCGATATACGGAATCAGAATATGCAAACCCGGCATGAGCGTGTTGTGATATTTACCCAGTCGCTCCACTACCCATTCTTCCCCTTGGGGCACAATTCGCACGCCTTTGGCAACGGTGATA from Sulfurirhabdus autotrophica encodes the following:
- a CDS encoding SPFH domain-containing protein, yielding MTFLAIIFFGFVIITVAKGVRIVPQGEEWVVERLGKYHNTLMPGLHILIPYIDKVAYKVPTKDIILDIPQQEVITKDNAVLITNAIAFVKVTDTQNAVYGVSNYELAVSNVIQTTLRAILGEMELDEALSSRDQIKAKLKESIADNVSDWGLTLKSVEIQDIKPSASMQHSMEQQAAAERERKAKVTIAEGDKQSAILQAEGRLESAKRDAHAQVSLAQGTASALKLVAEAIPEREFPAYFLLGEKYIAALQEMSKSPNGKTIVLPADILQSLQGMLGRK